One stretch of Pelmatolapia mariae isolate MD_Pm_ZW linkage group LG3_W, Pm_UMD_F_2, whole genome shotgun sequence DNA includes these proteins:
- the LOC134624228 gene encoding E3 ubiquitin-protein ligase RING2-A-like isoform X1 — MAAPVNIQAPSKTWELSLYELHRSPQEAIVDGTEVAVSPRSLHSELMCPICLDMLKNTMTTKECLHRFCSDCIVTALRSGNKECPTCRKKLVSRRSLRRDSNFDALISKIYPSRDEYEAHQRRVLERLNRLHNKEALSSSIEEGLRQQARYRSERNHRVKKPTQESDNTTYSGGEDNGDSRSHLSHDSAPSHTPHPCGQTPPEAGPSRKRPRPSDDGSGPEVDSGSPTPPLRRHKEGLSSEIELVFRPHPQLVHAQDYNQTRYVKTTANATVDHLSKYLALRIALEDRRPENEPEDRGREEAGGEEARAEGGGGENGGTAGSGEGTSLSNVSEKQYTIYIMTRGGQFSTLNGSLTLELVNEKYWKVRKPLELYYAPTKEQQQPQQQQPPTPQREA, encoded by the exons ATGGCAGCTCCTGTAAACATCCAGGCTCCCAGTAAGACCTGGGAGCTGAGTCTGTACGAGCTGCACAGGAGCCCTCAG GAGGCCATCGTGGACGGGACGGAGGTAGCCGTGTCTCCTCGCTCTCTGCACAGCGAGCTCATGTGTCCCATCTGTCTGGACATGCTGAAGAACACCATGACCACCAAAGAGTGTCTGCACCGCTTCTGCTCAGACTGCATCGTCACCGCGCTGCGATCTGG GAACAAGGAGTGTCCGACCTGCAGGAAGAAGCTGGTTTCTAGACGTTCGCTGCGCAGAGACTCAAACTTCGACGCGCTGATCTCCAAGATCTACCCGAGTCGCGACGAGTATGAAGCCCACCAACGCCGCGTCCTCGAGCGACTCAACCGGCTGCACAACAAGGAGGCGCTGAGCTCCAGCATCGAGGAGGGGCTCCGGCAGCAGGCCCGCTACAGGTCCGAGAG GAATCACCGGGTGAAGAAGCCCACTCAGGAGAGTGATAACACCACCTACAGTGGTGGGGAGGACAATGGGGACTCCCGTTCACACCTCTCCCACGACTCCGCCCCCTCACACACGCCACACCCCTGTGGTCAGACCCCTCCGGAGGCCGGGCCGAGCCGCAAGCGGCCACGTCCATCTGATGATGGCTCGGGACCTGAGGTGGACAGCGGGAGCCCGACTCCCCCGCTGAGACGCCACAAAGAGGGGCTGTCCTCCGAGATCGAGCTGGTGTTCAGACCACACCCACAGCTGGTCCACGCCCAGGACTACAACCAGACCAG ATATGTGAAGACAACAGCTAACGCTACGGTGGACCATCTGTCCAAGTACCTCGCACTGCGCATCGCTCTGGAGGACCGACGGCCCGAGAATGAACCCGAGGACCGAGGACgagaggaggcaggaggagaagaggcgCGAGCCGAGGGGGGGGGAGGTGAAAACGGAGGGACCGCAGGAAGCGGCGAGGGGACGAGTCTGAGCAACGTCAGCGAGAAGCAGTACACCATCTACATCATGACGAGGGGAGGCCAGTTCTCT ACCCTAAACGGCTCGCTGACTCTGGAGTTGGTGAACGAGAAGTACTGGAAGGTCAGGAAGCCTCTGGAGCTGTACTACGCCCCCAccaaagagcagcagcagccccagcagcagcagcctcctacCCCACAGAGGGAGGCCTGA
- the LOC134624228 gene encoding E3 ubiquitin-protein ligase RING2-A-like isoform X2 — MAAPVNIQAPSKTWELSLYELHRSPQEAIVDGTEVAVSPRSLHSELMCPICLDMLKNTMTTKECLHRFCSDCIVTALRSGNKECPTCRKKLVSRRSLRRDSNFDALISKIYPSRDEYEAHQRRVLERLNRLHNKEALSSSIEEGLRQQARYRNHRVKKPTQESDNTTYSGGEDNGDSRSHLSHDSAPSHTPHPCGQTPPEAGPSRKRPRPSDDGSGPEVDSGSPTPPLRRHKEGLSSEIELVFRPHPQLVHAQDYNQTRYVKTTANATVDHLSKYLALRIALEDRRPENEPEDRGREEAGGEEARAEGGGGENGGTAGSGEGTSLSNVSEKQYTIYIMTRGGQFSTLNGSLTLELVNEKYWKVRKPLELYYAPTKEQQQPQQQQPPTPQREA; from the exons ATGGCAGCTCCTGTAAACATCCAGGCTCCCAGTAAGACCTGGGAGCTGAGTCTGTACGAGCTGCACAGGAGCCCTCAG GAGGCCATCGTGGACGGGACGGAGGTAGCCGTGTCTCCTCGCTCTCTGCACAGCGAGCTCATGTGTCCCATCTGTCTGGACATGCTGAAGAACACCATGACCACCAAAGAGTGTCTGCACCGCTTCTGCTCAGACTGCATCGTCACCGCGCTGCGATCTGG GAACAAGGAGTGTCCGACCTGCAGGAAGAAGCTGGTTTCTAGACGTTCGCTGCGCAGAGACTCAAACTTCGACGCGCTGATCTCCAAGATCTACCCGAGTCGCGACGAGTATGAAGCCCACCAACGCCGCGTCCTCGAGCGACTCAACCGGCTGCACAACAAGGAGGCGCTGAGCTCCAGCATCGAGGAGGGGCTCCGGCAGCAGGCCCGCTACAG GAATCACCGGGTGAAGAAGCCCACTCAGGAGAGTGATAACACCACCTACAGTGGTGGGGAGGACAATGGGGACTCCCGTTCACACCTCTCCCACGACTCCGCCCCCTCACACACGCCACACCCCTGTGGTCAGACCCCTCCGGAGGCCGGGCCGAGCCGCAAGCGGCCACGTCCATCTGATGATGGCTCGGGACCTGAGGTGGACAGCGGGAGCCCGACTCCCCCGCTGAGACGCCACAAAGAGGGGCTGTCCTCCGAGATCGAGCTGGTGTTCAGACCACACCCACAGCTGGTCCACGCCCAGGACTACAACCAGACCAG ATATGTGAAGACAACAGCTAACGCTACGGTGGACCATCTGTCCAAGTACCTCGCACTGCGCATCGCTCTGGAGGACCGACGGCCCGAGAATGAACCCGAGGACCGAGGACgagaggaggcaggaggagaagaggcgCGAGCCGAGGGGGGGGGAGGTGAAAACGGAGGGACCGCAGGAAGCGGCGAGGGGACGAGTCTGAGCAACGTCAGCGAGAAGCAGTACACCATCTACATCATGACGAGGGGAGGCCAGTTCTCT ACCCTAAACGGCTCGCTGACTCTGGAGTTGGTGAACGAGAAGTACTGGAAGGTCAGGAAGCCTCTGGAGCTGTACTACGCCCCCAccaaagagcagcagcagccccagcagcagcagcctcctacCCCACAGAGGGAGGCCTGA